From a single Candidatus Neomarinimicrobiota bacterium genomic region:
- a CDS encoding NAD(P)H-dependent oxidoreductase subunit E: MSEHNISEIMKKYSGDPSTLIAILQDVQEEYRHLPQDALTQVADGLKVPLSRVFSVATFFKSFSLEPRGIHTISVCTGTACEVWGAKRLVEKIGDELGISTGGTTKDLAFTLKEINCPGCCGLAPVLMIGNDVYGKVKQSKVMSIVKKYEK; the protein is encoded by the coding sequence ATGAGTGAACACAACATTTCAGAAATCATGAAGAAATACAGCGGCGATCCGAGCACGCTGATCGCTATCCTCCAGGATGTGCAGGAAGAGTACCGACATCTGCCGCAGGATGCCCTCACCCAGGTAGCGGATGGCCTGAAAGTACCTCTCAGCCGGGTGTTCAGTGTGGCCACCTTTTTCAAGTCTTTCAGTCTCGAACCGCGGGGAATACATACCATCAGCGTATGCACCGGGACTGCCTGTGAGGTATGGGGGGCAAAAAGATTGGTCGAAAAAATCGGCGACGAATTGGGAATAAGCACCGGCGGTACAACCAAGGATCTCGCATTTACGCTTAAAGAAATCAATTGTCCTGGCTGCTGTGGTCTGGCACCGGTTCTGATGATCGGCAACGATGTTTACGGAAAAGTTAAACAAAGCAAAGTAATGTCTATTGTTAAGAAATATGAAAAATAA
- a CDS encoding ATP-binding protein encodes MEDLSLHILDIVENSIRAGAREVEIRVEENMAEDRLEIEIRDDGAGMDQATIKQALDPFFTTQSVRKVGLGLSLFREAARAAGGDLALQSEPGKGTRVKATFQHSHIDRQPLGDIAKSLIILIVANPEIRFQYRHQKDGREYQVDSEELFPGDTGGMKELTAGIRNINKHLKELQSA; translated from the coding sequence ATGGAGGATCTCTCCCTGCATATTCTCGACATCGTGGAGAATTCCATCCGCGCCGGAGCCCGTGAAGTTGAGATTCGAGTCGAGGAAAATATGGCGGAGGACCGGTTGGAGATCGAAATCAGGGATGACGGTGCTGGCATGGATCAAGCTACCATAAAACAGGCACTTGATCCCTTTTTCACGACCCAATCGGTCCGGAAGGTGGGATTGGGGCTATCCCTGTTCCGGGAAGCGGCTCGCGCGGCGGGCGGTGATTTAGCCCTCCAGTCCGAGCCCGGAAAGGGCACCCGCGTGAAAGCCACCTTCCAGCATAGTCACATTGACCGCCAGCCCTTGGGTGATATCGCGAAGTCCCTCATAATCCTGATTGTCGCCAACCCGGAGATACGTTTCCAGTATCGCCACCAGAAAGACGGGCGGGAATACCAGGTGGATTCAGAAGAGCTATTCCCCGGAGACACCGGCGGTATGAAGGAACTCACTGCCGGAATACGCAACATTAACAAGCATTTAAAAGAATTGCAATCTGCTTAG
- a CDS encoding PHP domain-containing protein, giving the protein MRVIHADLHIHTCLSPCAELEMSPKRIVDEALSKGLDMIAICDHNSGENLAAVIEAAHPTSLVVLPGMEITSKEEVHIAGLFGNLGDAARIQALIYEHLEGENDEAAFGLQVVVEADGTVAEFNNRLLIGATDLSLEHIVEAIHSHNGLAVAAHIDREGFGIIGQLGFIPADLSLDALEVSSRMSLKEAAATFEQYGHYPFLRSSDAHVLRDIGKGHTPLSVEEVSFAELKMALKSENGRGVCYEE; this is encoded by the coding sequence ATGAGGGTCATTCATGCCGACCTTCATATTCATACCTGTCTTTCTCCCTGCGCCGAATTGGAAATGTCGCCGAAGAGAATTGTAGATGAAGCGCTCAGCAAGGGGCTTGATATGATCGCAATCTGTGATCACAATTCCGGCGAAAACCTGGCCGCCGTCATCGAAGCTGCCCATCCAACCAGCTTGGTTGTGCTGCCAGGAATGGAGATCACTTCCAAAGAAGAGGTCCATATCGCCGGTTTATTCGGCAACCTTGGTGATGCCGCCCGGATTCAAGCACTGATTTATGAACATCTAGAAGGCGAAAATGACGAAGCGGCTTTCGGCCTGCAGGTCGTGGTCGAGGCTGACGGGACCGTAGCGGAGTTTAACAACCGGCTACTGATCGGGGCCACTGACCTGTCCCTGGAGCACATCGTCGAGGCCATTCATTCCCACAACGGACTGGCCGTCGCCGCCCATATCGACCGGGAAGGATTCGGCATCATCGGGCAGCTCGGATTTATCCCCGCTGACCTGAGCCTGGACGCCCTGGAAGTGTCATCGCGAATGAGCCTCAAAGAAGCTGCTGCCACCTTCGAGCAGTATGGACACTACCCCTTCTTAAGGTCATCCGACGCCCATGTGCTAAGAGATATCGGCAAAGGGCACACACCGCTTTCGGTTGAAGAAGTCTCCTTCGCGGAGCTCAAAATGGCGCTGAAGTCTGAAAACGGGCGCGGGGTCTGTTATGAAGAGTAA
- a CDS encoding DRTGG domain-containing protein, which yields MELDTIIKQLGLTAMTTVDNLAKQITGAYASDLLSDVLAHAKEGDLWITLQTHPNIIAVATMKSIAGIILVNGRQPESETLKKASEEKIPIFTTEGSTFELAGQLYKLLGEK from the coding sequence ATGGAACTTGATACTATCATCAAACAGCTCGGCCTGACAGCGATGACAACCGTCGATAATCTAGCTAAGCAGATTACCGGTGCTTACGCTAGCGACCTTTTGAGCGATGTGCTCGCTCACGCCAAAGAGGGGGATCTATGGATTACCCTCCAGACCCACCCCAATATAATTGCCGTGGCTACGATGAAAAGTATTGCCGGAATTATCCTGGTAAATGGACGCCAGCCGGAGAGCGAGACACTTAAAAAAGCCTCCGAAGAGAAAATCCCCATATTCACCACTGAAGGATCAACCTTCGAGCTGGCGGGCCAATTATACAAACTGCTAGGAGAAAAATGA